The Arachis duranensis cultivar V14167 chromosome 2, aradu.V14167.gnm2.J7QH, whole genome shotgun sequence genome has a window encoding:
- the LOC107474731 gene encoding FT-interacting protein 1, which translates to MGSQSAPPKANQDDYKLKDTKPVLGERWPHGGQRGGSGWIYTERATSTYDLVEQMFYLYVRVEKAKDLPPNQVTGSVDPYVEVKVGNYKGKTRHFEKKSNPEWKQVFAFSKDKIQSSVVEVYVRDKEMVARDDYIGKVVFDMHEVPTRVPPDSPLAPQWYRLEGRRGEPKVRGEIMLAVWMGTQADEAFPEAWHSDSASVHGEGVYTIRSKVYVNPKLWYVRVNVIEAQDIEPQDKSQPPQAFVKAQVGQQVLKTKLSPTKTPNPMWNEDLVFVAAEPFEEQLVITVENKSTPAKDEVVGRLCVPLNKFEVRLDHRPVHSRWFNLERFGFGVLEGDKRHELKFSSRIHLRVCLEGAYHVLDESTMYISDTRPTARQLWKQPIGILEVGILSAQGLQPMKTNEGKSSTDAYCVAKYGQKWVRTRTITESFNPKWNEQYTWEVYDPCTVITLGVFDNCHLGGGSGSKNDSRIGKVRIRLSTLEMDRIYTNSYPLLVLSPKGLKKMGEVQLAIRFTCLSLAHIIYLYGHPLLPKMHYLHPFTVNQLDGLRYQAMNIVAVRLGRAEPPLRKEVVEYMLDVDSHIWSLRRSKANFFRIVSLFSGAISMTRWLGEVQQWKNPITTILVHVLFFILICYPELILPTIFLYMFLIGIWNFRFRPRHPPHMDTKLSWAEAAHSDELDEEFDTFPTSKAQDVVKMRYDRLRSVAGRIQTVVGDIATQGERLQALLSWRDPRATSLFVIFCLIAAVALYITPFKMVSVVAGIFWLRHPKFRSKLPSLPSNFFKRLPSRADGML; encoded by the exons ATGGGTTCACAATCTGCTCCACCTAAGGCGAACCAGGATGACTACAAGCTGAAAGACACAAAGCCGGTGCTCGGAGAACGGTGGCCACACGGAGGACAACGTGGCGGTAGCGGATGGATCTACACCGAGAGAGCAACAAGCACATACGACCTTGTGGAACAGATGTTTTACCTCTACGTTCGAGTCGAAAAGGCGAAGGACTTGCCTCCAAACCAAGTAACTGGAAGTGTTGATCCTTATGTGGAAGTAAAAGTTGGCAACTATAAAGGGAAAACAAGACACTTTGAGAAGAAAAGCAACCCTGAATGGAAACAAGTCTTTGCATTCTCAAAGGACAAGATACAATCCTCTGTTGTTGAGGTTTATGTAAGGGACAAAGAAATGGTTGCTAGAGATGATTACATTGGAAAAGTTGTATTTGACATGCATGAAGTTCCAACGAGGGTTCCACCAGATAGCCCTTTAGCTCCTCAATGGTATAGATTAGAGGGTAGAAGGGGTGAACCCAAG GTGAGGGGAGAAATCATGCTAGCAGTATGGATGGGGACACAAGCTGATGAAGCATTCCCTGAAGCATGGCATTCAGATTCAGCTTCAGTTCATGGAGAAGGAGTATATACAATAAGATCAAAGGTTTATGTTAATCCAAAGTTATGGTATGTTAGAGTCAATGTCATTGAAGCGCAAGACATTGAACCGCAGGACAAAAGCCAGCCACCACAAGCTTTTGTGAAGGCTCAGGTGGGACAACAAGTCTTGAAGACTAAGCTTTCACCGACGAAGACGCCGAATCCAATGTGGAATGAAGATCTTGTGTTTGTAGCAGCAGAGCCATTTGAGGAGCAGCTTGTGATCACGGTGGAGAACAAGTCTACGCCAGCGAAAGACGAGGTTGTTGGGAGGTTATGCGTGCCATTGAACAAGTTTGAGGTCCGGCTCGACCATAGGCCGGTGCATTCGCGTTGGTTCAATCTTGAGAGGTTTGGGTTTGGTGTTCTTGAGGGTGATAAGAGGCATGAGCTCAAATTCTCAAGTAGGATTCACCTCAGAGTGTGTCTTGAAGGTGCATACCATGTGCTTGATGAATCAACTATGTACATTAGTGATACGCGGCCTACTGCGCGGCAGCTCTGGAAGCAGCCTATTGGGATTCTTGAAGTTGGAATACTGAGTGCTCAAGGCTTGCAGCCGATGAAGACGAACGAGGGAAAGTCTTCAACGGATGCCTATTGTGTTGCCAAATATGGACAgaaatgggtgagaaccagGACAATAACAGAGAGTTTCAATCCAAAATGGAATGAGCAATACACTTGGGAAGTTTATGATCCTTGCACTGTCATAACCTTGGGTGTTTTTGACAACTGCCATTTGGGTGGAGGAAGTGGATCAAAAAATGATTCAAGAATTGGAAAAGTGAGGATTCGTTTATCAACATTGGAAATGGATAGAATCTACACAAACTCTTACCCTTTACTTGTTCTTAGTCCCAAAGGATTGAAGAAAATGGGGGAAGTTCAATTGGCGATTCGATTTACATGCCTCTCTTTGGCTCACATAATCTACCTTTATGGACACCCTTTGTTACCAAAAATGCATTACTTGCATCCATTCACAGTAAACCAGTTAGATGGATTGAGGTACCAAGCTATGAATATTGTTGCTGTGAGACTTGGTAGAGCTGAACCACCATTGAGAAAAGAGGTTGTGGAATACATGCTTGATGTGGATTCTCATATATGGAGCTTGAGAAGAAGCAAAGCAAATTTCTTTAGAATTGTGTCCCTTTTTTCAGGTGCAATTTCTATGACTAGGTGGCTTGGTGAGGTTCAACAATGGAAGAATCCAATTACAACAATTCTAGTCCATGTTCTGTTCTTCATTTTGATATGTTACCCTGAACTGATCCTCCCTACTATCTTCCTCTACATGTTCCTCATTGGAATATGGAACTTTAGGTTCCGGCCGAGGCATCCGCCTCACATGGACACCAAGCTTTCGTGGGCGGAGGCAGCACATTCGGATGAACTCGATGAGGAGTTCGATACTTTTCCAACTTCTAAGGCACAGGATGTGGTCAAAATGAGGTATGATAGGCTAAGAAGTGTAGCCGGAAGAATACAAACGGTTGTTGGAGACATTGCAACTCAAGGTGAGAGGCTTCAAGCATTATTGAGTTGGagggatccaagagcaacaaGTTTGTTTGTGATTTTCTGCCTTATAGCTGCGGTGGCGCTATACATAACGCCGTTCAAGATGGTTTCTGTTGTTGCCGGAATATTCTGGCTCCGTCACCCCAAGTTTAGAAGTAAGTTACCCTCTCTGCCTAGCAACTTCTTCAAGAGGTTACCGTCTCGCGCCGATGGCATGCTTTGA